From a region of the Canis lupus dingo isolate Sandy chromosome 5, ASM325472v2, whole genome shotgun sequence genome:
- the JUN gene encoding transcription factor Jun: protein MTAKMETTFYDDALNASFLQSESGAYGYSNPKILKQSMTLNLADPVGSLKPHLRAKNSDLLTSPDVGLLKLASPELERLIIQSSNGHITTTPTPTQFLCPKNVTDEQEGFAEGFVRALAELHSQNTLPSVTSAAQPVSGAGMVAPAVASAAGGGGGGGGFSAGLHSEPPVYANLSNFNPGALSSGGGAPSYGAAGLAFPAQPQQQQQQQQPQQPPQAPHHLPQQLPVQHPRLQALKEEPQTVPEMPGETPPLSPIDMESQERIKAERKRMRNRIAASKCRKRKLERIARLEEKVKTLKAQNSELASTANMLREQVAQLKQKVMNHVNSGCQLMLTQQLQTF, encoded by the coding sequence ATGACTGCAAAGATGGAAACGACCTTCTACGACGATGCCCTCAACGCCTCGTTCCTGCAGTCCGAGAGCGGCGCCTACGGCTACAGTAACCCCAAGATCCTGAAGCAGAGCATGACCCTGAACCTGGCCGACCCGGTGGGCAGCCTGAAGCCGCACCTCCGGGCCAAGAACTCGGACCTGCTCACCTCGCCCGACGTGGGGCTGCTCAAGCTGGCCTCGCCCGAGCTGGAGCGCCTGATCATCCAGTCCAGCAACGGGCACATCACCACCACGCCGACCCCCACGCAGTTCCTGTGCCCCAAGAACGTGACGGACGAGCAGGAGGGCTTCGCCGAGGGCTTCGTGCGCGCCCTGGCCGAGCTGCACAGCCAGAACACGCTGCCCAGCGTCACGTCGGCGGCGCAGCCGGTCAGCGGCGCGGGCATGGTGGCCCCGGCGGTGGCCtccgcggcgggcggcggcggcggcggcggcggcttcaGCGCGGGCCTGCACAGCGAGCCGCCGGTCTACGCCAACCTCAGCAACTTCAACCCGGGCGCGCTGAGCAGCGGCGGCGGGGCGCCCTCCTACGGCGCGGCCGGCCTGGCCTTTCCCGcgcagccccagcagcagcagcagcagcagcagccgcagcagcccCCGCAAGCGCCGCACCACCTGCCCCAGCAGCTCCCCGTGCAGCACCCGCGCCTGCAGGCCCTGAAGGAGGAGCCGCAGACGGTGCCCGAGATGCCCGGGGAGACGCCGCCCCTGTCCCCCATCGACATGGAGTCGCAAGAGAGGATCAAGGCCGAGAGGAAGCGCATGAGGAACCGCATAGCTGCCTCCAAGTGCCGGAAAAGGAAGCTGGAGAGGATCGCCCGGCTGGAGGAAAAAGTGAAAACCTTGAAAGCGCAGAACTCGGAGCTGGCGTCCACGGCCAACATGCTCAGGGAACAGGTGGCACAGCTTAAACAGAAAGTCATGAATCACGTTAACAGTGGGTGCCAGCTCATGCTAACGCAGCAGTTGCAAACGTTTTGA